DNA from Timaviella obliquedivisa GSE-PSE-MK23-08B:
TCGGTCAAATCGTACAAATCTGCCACCGTCTGAATCATTTGGCGATCGACCAACTGCAACACCCACTTTTCTCCCAACCCATTAATATCCATCGCATCTCGCCCTGCCCAATGCACCAGCGCCCCCCGCAAAATTGCTGGACAGGACGTGTTAATGCAGCGAAGTACCGCTTCGCCTTCAGGTCGAAATAGCGCTTCACTGCATTCGGTACAGTGGCTCGGCATTGCAAAAGGAGCAGTGCCCGAAGGACGCAAATCAAACAGCACTCGCAGCACTTCGGGAATGATCTCTCCAGCTTTCCGCACAATCACCGTATCGCCCACGCGAATATCTAACTCGGCAATGCGATCGCCATTGTGCAATGTTGCCCGCGCTACCGTTGTGCCAGCCAGCAAGACCGGGCGCAATTCTGCCAACGGCGTTACGGCACCCGTGCGCCCCACATTAACGCTAATATTTTCTACCACCGTCGGCGCCTCTTCAGCAGGATACTTGAAGGCGATCGCCCAACGGGGAAACTTTTGGGTAAAGCCTAGTTTTTCTTGGAGCGCCAAAGCATTGATCTTAACCACAACCCCATCGGTCATATAAGACAAATTCAGCCGATCGCGCGACCAGCGATCGCAATAATCTATCACCTCAGACAGCGAGGCACAAAGCTGACGGTTAGGATTCACCCGAAACCCCGCTTGCCGCAGCCATTCCAAAGCATCCCACTGAGAAGAGAGAACTGGAACACCATCAGCACTGGCGTTGGCAGCAGCCTGGGGAAGATGCAGCGTATAAGGAAAAAAATCAAGCTGACGTTGCGCCACCTTCCGCGCGTCAAGCTGACGCAACGTTCCAGCAGCAGCATTGCGAGGATTAGCAAACAGAGCTTCTCCAGCTTTTTCCCGCTCCTGATTAATTTTTTGAAAAACATCTAGAGGCAAAAACGCCTCGCCGCGCACTTCTACAATCGGCGGCGGATTTTCTAAATGCAAGCGCAACGGAATCGAACGAATGGTTCTAATATTTTGGGTAATTTCTTCCCCGTTTATGCCATCGCCTCGCGTCGCGCCTCGAATCAGCAAACCATTTTCGTAAGTTAATGCCAGTGCGTTGCCATCAATTTTTAGTTCACAGATATATTCTGCTGCCGCCACGGTTGGAGCCACTCGTTTCCAGCGTTCTTGCCACTGTGCCAACTCTTCAGCCCCAAAGGCATTCTCTAAGCTGTACAGCGGCATGTTGTGCTTGACAGAGTTGAACTGGGTCGCAGGTCTTTCGCCGACGCGCTGAGTCGGGCTGTCGGGTGTAACCAGCTGCGGATATTGTGCCTCCAGGTCTTGGAGTTCCTGGTAGAGGCGATCGTAGACAGCATCCTCCATCGTGGGCGCATCTAAAACGTAGTATTCGTAGCTGGCTCTTAGTAAAAGCTTGCGCAGTTCCTCGACTCGGGGCTGGACTGTAGGCTGATCCATAGCAGGCATAAGGATGAACACAATCAAGGGTACTTTACCGCAGCAAATCTGGAGCAGATTGCCTGAATAGGTCAAATGTACCATCAAAGAAAGATTGATCCAAGAAAGAGTGAGCGATCGCCAAAATTAGCCTAGGCTGCCACGTCCTCAAACTTGTACCCTACCCCAATGACTGTTTTCAAAAACGTCGGATTGGCTGGGTCAGGTTCAATCTTTTTTCGCAGCCGCGCCACATGGGTATCGACGACTCGTTCATCGCCGTAGAAGTCGCTGCCCCAAAGCTTTTCAATTAACTGGGTGCGGTTCCAAACTCGTCCTGGGTAGCTGAGGAAGGTTGCCAAAAGTTCAAATTCTAGGGCAGTCAGGTCAAGAGATTCGATCGCATTTCCAGCAAGTTGACGATGTGCCACCCGCTGATCGGTGTCGATCGCAAAGTGAGGCGTTTGGTAGCCTGTGCTTTGCCCGCCTTGGCGAAGGGTGCGGCGCAAAAGTGCCCGAACTCGCGCTACCAATTCGCGGGGGCTAAAAGGTTTGACCAAATAATCATCTGCACCCGTGGACAGCCCGATGATGCGATCGATTTCTTCGCCCTTGGCAGTCAACATCAAAATGAAAGGATCTTTTGCACCGGGCTTCTGGCGA
Protein-coding regions in this window:
- the ligA gene encoding NAD-dependent DNA ligase LigA, which translates into the protein MDQPTVQPRVEELRKLLLRASYEYYVLDAPTMEDAVYDRLYQELQDLEAQYPQLVTPDSPTQRVGERPATQFNSVKHNMPLYSLENAFGAEELAQWQERWKRVAPTVAAAEYICELKIDGNALALTYENGLLIRGATRGDGINGEEITQNIRTIRSIPLRLHLENPPPIVEVRGEAFLPLDVFQKINQEREKAGEALFANPRNAAAGTLRQLDARKVAQRQLDFFPYTLHLPQAAANASADGVPVLSSQWDALEWLRQAGFRVNPNRQLCASLSEVIDYCDRWSRDRLNLSYMTDGVVVKINALALQEKLGFTQKFPRWAIAFKYPAEEAPTVVENISVNVGRTGAVTPLAELRPVLLAGTTVARATLHNGDRIAELDIRVGDTVIVRKAGEIIPEVLRVLFDLRPSGTAPFAMPSHCTECSEALFRPEGEAVLRCINTSCPAILRGALVHWAGRDAMDINGLGEKWVLQLVDRQMIQTVADLYDLTEMQLLTVDRMGKKSAQNLVKAIAQSKSKPWSRVLYGLGIRHVGSVNAQILAENFSTVEALAGASVEAIATLYGIGTEIAQSVYQWFQVPANQTLIDRLRHAGVQLVGDAKATTLANLSLAGKTFVVTGTLPTLKRDEAKALIQNAGGKITGSVSAKTSYVVVGEDAGSKLAKAEELGITQLSEAQLLELIASFG
- a CDS encoding response regulator transcription factor, whose amino-acid sequence is MNILIVEDEAEIAQLIQLYLEKEGFTCRTCRDGTTAMQIFQEFQPDLIVLDLMIPGLDGLEVCARIRQKPGAKDPFILMLTAKGEEIDRIIGLSTGADDYLVKPFSPRELVARVRALLRRTLRQGGQSTGYQTPHFAIDTDQRVAHRQLAGNAIESLDLTALEFELLATFLSYPGRVWNRTQLIEKLWGSDFYGDERVVDTHVARLRKKIEPDPANPTFLKTVIGVGYKFEDVAA